A window of the Miscanthus floridulus cultivar M001 chromosome 14, ASM1932011v1, whole genome shotgun sequence genome harbors these coding sequences:
- the LOC136504623 gene encoding amino acid permease 6-like, which produces MADRRTVVYDAEAGDDHERQGTLWTATSHIVAAVVGSGVLALAWTVAQLGWVVGPLVLVGFSCVTYYTSALLADCYRYPDPVDGAVNREYIDAVRCYLDRKNVVLCGCAQYVNLWGTLVGYTITASASMIAVKRVNCFHRDGYGAAGCNPSGSTYMVVFGLFQLLLSQLPSLHNIAWLSVVAVVTSFGYSFISLGLCAAKWASHDGGSDIRGTLAGAAVDVPREKAFNVLLALGNIAFSYTFADVLIEIQDTLRAPPAENKTMKKASFYGLGMTTVFYLALGCTGYAAFGDDAPGNILTGFAFYEPFWLVDVANVCVIVHLIGAYQVFAQPIFARLESSVACRWPDAKFINATYYVRVPPCLRSSASPPATVAVAPLKLVLRTIVIMFTTLVAMLLPFFNAVLGLIGALGFWPLSVYFPVSMHMARLKIRRGELRWWLLQAMSFVCLLISIGASIGSVQDIMHNLKAAAPFKTGN; this is translated from the exons atggcCGACAGGAGAACGGTAGTGTACGATGCTGAAGCCGGCGACGATCATGAGAGGCAAG GGACGCTGTGGACGGCGACGTCGCACatcgtggcggcggtggtgggctCCGGCGTGCTGGCGCTGGCGTGGACGGTGGCGCAGCTGGGGTGGGTGGTGGGCCCCCTCGTCCTGGTGGGTTTctcctgcgtcacctactacacCTCGGCGCTCCTCGCCGACTGCTACCGCTACCCGGACCCCGTCGACGGCGCCGTCAACCGCGAGTACATCGACGCCGTCCGCTGCTACCtgg ACCGGAAGAACGTGGTGCTGTGCGGGTGCGCGCAGTACGTGAACCTGTGGGGCACTCTCGTGGGCTACACCATCACCGCCAGCGCCAGCATGAT CGCGGTGAAGCGCGTCAACTGCTTCCACCGGGACGGCTACGGCGCGGCGGGGTGCAACCCATCAGGGAGCACGTACATGGTGGTCTTCGGCCTCTTCCAGCTGCTGCTCTCGCAGCTCCCAAGCCTCCACAACATCGCGTGGCTGTCCGTGGTCGCCGTGGTCACCTCCTTCGGCTACTCCTTCATCAGCCTGGGCCTCTGCGCCGCCAAGTGGGCGTCCCACGACGGCGGCAGCGACATCCGCGGCACGCTGGCGGGCGCCGCCGTCGACGTTCCCCGGGAGAAAGCCTTCAACGTGCTGCTGGCGCTGGGCAACATCGCCTTCTCCTACACGTTCGCCGACGTGCTCATCGAGATCCAGGACACGCTGCGGGCGCCGCCGGCGGAGAACAAGACCATGAAGAAGGCGTCATTCTACGGGCTCGGCATGACCACCGTCTTCTACCTCGCGCTGGGCTGTACCGGGTACGCCGCGTTCGGGGACGACGCGCCGGGGAACATTTTGACGGGGTTCGCGTTCTACGAGCCGTTCTGGCTCGTCGACGTCGCTAACGTCTGCGTCATCGTGCACCTCATCGGCGCCTACCAGGTGTTCGCGCAGCCCATCTTTGCCAGGCTCGAGTCAAGCGTCGCGTGCCGATGGCCCGACGCCAAGTTCATCAACGCCACCTACTACGTTCGCGTGCCGCCATGCCTCCGCTCGTCGGCGTCGCCGCCGGCCACCGTGGCGGTGGCGCCGCTCAAGCTGGTGCTGCGCACCATCGTCATCATGTTCACGACGCTGGTGGCGATGCTGCTGCCCTTCTTCAACGCCGTGCTGGGGCTCATCGGCGCGCTCGGGTTCTGGCCGCTCTCCGTCTACTTCCCCGTTAGCATGCACATGGCCAGGCTCAAGATCCGCCGCGGAGAGCTCCGGTGGTGGTTGCTGCAGGCCATGAGCTTCGTCTGCCTCCTCATCTCCATCGGCGCCAGCATCGGCTCCGTGCAGGACATCATGCACAACCTCAAGGCCGCCGCGCCATTCAAGACCGGAAACTGA